In Alkalihalobacillus sp. AL-G, the genomic stretch TGTGGTAACGGATGAGGAAATCAAGTTGATAAAAGGAGATATTTTCGGAAGCTGGGAGTACAGCGGGGAAACGGCAGCTAGAGAAGAAATCGAGCAGTTAGCCCCAGTTGAACCGAATAAAATCATCGGAATCGGCGCCAATTATGTAGGGAACAAGGATGAACTTCCTTCATCGTTACCTGAAATTCCAGTTTTCTTTTTCAAGCCGGCTTCCTCTGTTGTAGGACCGGATACAGAGGTGACCATTCCGGAGTCAATTGATGAAGTTAAATTTGAATCAGAATTGGCTGTCGTGATTAGAAAAGAAACGAAGAACGTTTCGAAAGAACAAGTTCTTGACCATATTTTCGGGTACACGATCGGAAACGATGTAACGGCCCCTCAATTTTTTCACGAAAACGGTCATTGGACATTAGGAAAGGCGTTTGACACGTTCACCCCGATCGGCCCAGTCGTTGAAACAGAGCTTGATCCAGAAAAAGTTAATGTTAAAGCGAGGGTGAATGGGGTCGAAGCGCAAAACAGCCCGACGGATCTCATGATTGTACCACTTAGAGAGATGGTTTCCTATTTATCTACTATCATGACACTACAACCTGGAGATGTCATTCTGACGGGAAGCCCACTAGGAGCACATTTTGTACAGGACGGTGATGTTGTCGAATGCATCATCGAAGAGATTGGAACATTGAAAAATAGTTTGGTAAGGTCCTCAGCATCAGTGAAATCATAATTGAATAGAAACCCCTTAAGTCCACTTTCCCATCAACTTAGCATCGGAACAATAATGAAGCGGGATAATGGACTTGAGGTCGGTTCAATAGAACGGCTCCGGACACCATTTTTTATCGTTTTCATAGCGTGCATTATTCCGTTAACATCGATTTACAATTCAATAAATAATAAAACTTGTAATAAAATATGGGAGCTAAATATTGAAAAGTACTTCTTCCCAACCCTTCTTCAACAAAACTCCACGTCTTCAGTAAGAGAAAGGCGATAACCTTGTGCGGCAATCACATCTTAGCACCCGTTAGCTGAAGTAAGTATAATATGTATAATAAAATAGAAATCGAACAACAAAAAAAGCAATCGGTAAAAAAATAAAAATAAACAAGCCTAACTCCCAGTTCCAAAATCGACGAGTCTTTTTATATTTTTGAATAGAATTAAACAATAACAACCCTAAAACTATTATTAAACCTAATACTATAAGACCAACTGATATATAAAAGTATTCTTTTGGTGCTACAAAGTAAGTATTAAACACACCTATAATGCCAGAAATCACCAAAATAGCAGACATAATAATACCCACTATAAGTTTCATGTTAATCACCCTTTTCTCTAAAACGTAACACTCTCCATTTAAAACATTACATAACCTTCTAAAACAAACCTGCCACGTTGGTTTAAGTACATTACTTCACAATCACATGCAAATTTTAACATAAATAATCAGTTTTGTTTTAAAGTTTTCTTTCATTATTGGCCCTTATGTAGAATAACTACCGAATCCTTTTGCTCCGTTATCCTGCCCTTCGTATTAAAGAATAGGCTCTTTACATTTTACCATTAAATTCTAATTTTTAGGTTTCAGCAATCGTTTAGAAAACAGCTATTTTTATCAATCGGTTGGTTATTGTTATAATGGGACTACCAAATCATGTTAATTGGAGGTTCTTTAAATGGCAAGCCAAACAAGTTCTATTGTCCAGAGTTCTTTAGATGCACTGTTGGAGGACGAATCGTTTTTACCAGGTTTGACAGGTCAGACGAGAAAGCAAGCCTTTACATCATTAGGCGCTATCCTCTCGACCCCGAATCATATACATAAATCCTTTTTGCGGATCCCTTTGGAAAATGGAAAAGTTGTCCGTATTCCAGCATTTCGTATTCAACACAATGATACGCTAGGACCGTACAAAGGAGGAATTCGGTTCCATGAATCTGTCAATGAAGAAGAAGTAGCCAACCTTGCAGCTTTGATGACATTGAAAAATGCGCTTCACGAGGTTCCTTTTGGCGGTGGAAAAGGAGGCGTCGCCATCAATCCAAGAGATTATACGGTAAAAGATCTCCACTTGATCTGCCAAAAATATGTCCACTATTTCAGCGACATCCTAGGTCCCGATAAAGACATTCCTGCTCCAGATGTCGGGACTGGCGATCGTGAAATGGACTGGATGATGGCAGAATATAAAAGCATACGTCCAGGTACAACTTATAGGGGAAGTTTTACGGGGAAAAGCGTCGTAAATGGAGGATCTCTAGGCAGGAGGGAAGCTACCGGGAAAGGTGTATATTTCACCTTCCGTTATATGCTCCATGATTTCTTGAATGAGAAACGGAAATGGCTTTCTGGAACAGAAAATAAATTTGCGCAAACCGCATTTTCTTATGCCGATCGTCCATTGGATATTGCTGTCCAAGGGTTTGGTAA encodes the following:
- a CDS encoding fumarylacetoacetate hydrolase family protein; amino-acid sequence: MKFGRFNYKNEIHYGVVTDEEIKLIKGDIFGSWEYSGETAAREEIEQLAPVEPNKIIGIGANYVGNKDELPSSLPEIPVFFFKPASSVVGPDTEVTIPESIDEVKFESELAVVIRKETKNVSKEQVLDHIFGYTIGNDVTAPQFFHENGHWTLGKAFDTFTPIGPVVETELDPEKVNVKARVNGVEAQNSPTDLMIVPLREMVSYLSTIMTLQPGDVILTGSPLGAHFVQDGDVVECIIEEIGTLKNSLVRSSASVKS
- a CDS encoding Glu/Leu/Phe/Val dehydrogenase is translated as MASQTSSIVQSSLDALLEDESFLPGLTGQTRKQAFTSLGAILSTPNHIHKSFLRIPLENGKVVRIPAFRIQHNDTLGPYKGGIRFHESVNEEEVANLAALMTLKNALHEVPFGGGKGGVAINPRDYTVKDLHLICQKYVHYFSDILGPDKDIPAPDVGTGDREMDWMMAEYKSIRPGTTYRGSFTGKSVVNGGSLGRREATGKGVYFTFRYMLHDFLNEKRKWLSGTENKFAQTAFSYADRPLDIAVQGFGNVGSVAALEAYRCTHLKNKVVAVSDRNVTLYNSEGLDIPALAEFTSSNDGDLPTTEEELSKLKVKAEIMDRDEVLYLDVDVLMLAALEDQIHQENMKQIKARIIVEGANAPVTGEADEFLSDKGVIIVPDILANAGGVIVSYFEWLQGRETQFYSEDEVFKLLFDKMTATMDTILPQFFGDPFPLRQNCYIHAVMKLSTISYRHGKLY